In Myotis daubentonii chromosome 16, mMyoDau2.1, whole genome shotgun sequence, one DNA window encodes the following:
- the IGFBP4 gene encoding insulin-like growth factor-binding protein 4, which translates to MLPLCLVAALLLAAWPGPSLGDEAIHCPTCSEEKLARCRPPVGCEELVREPGCGCCATCALGKGMPCGVYTPRCGSGLRCYPPRGVEKPLHTLMHGQGVCMEQAEIEAIQESLQPTDKDEGDHPNNSFSPCSAHDRKCLQKHFAKIRDRNTNGGKMKVIGAPREEARPMPQGACQSELHRALERLAASQSRTHEDLYIIPIPNCDRNGNFHPKQCHPALDGQRGKCWCVDRKTGVKLPGGLEPKEELDCHQLADSFHE; encoded by the exons ATGCTGCCCCTTTGCCTCGTGGCCGCGCTGCTGCTGGCCGCCTGGCCCGGGCCGAGCCTGGGAGACGAAGCCATCCACTGCCCAACCTGCTCCGAGGAGAAGCTGGCTCGCTGCCGCCCCCCCGTGGGCTGCGAGGAGCTGGTGCGTGAGCCCGGCTGCGGCTGTTGTGCCACTTGCGCCCTGGGCAAGGGGATGCCCTGCGGGGTGTACACCCCCCGCTGCGGCTCGGGCCTGCGCTGCTACCCTCCCCGAGGAGTGGAGAAGCCCCTGCACACCCTGATGCACGGGCAGGGCGTGTGCATGGAACAGGCGGAGATCGAGGCCATCCAGGAAAGCCTGCAGCCCACTG ACAAGGATGAGGGTGACCACCCCAACAACAGCTTCAGCCCCTGCAGCGCGCATGACCGCAAGTGCCTGCAGAAGCACTTCGCCAAAATTCGAGACCGCAACACCAATGGGGGCAAGATGAAGGTCATCGGGGCTCCCCGGGAGGAAGCCCGGCCTATG ccccagggcgcctGCCAGAGTGAGCTGCACCGGGCCCTGGAGCGGCTGGCCGCCTCCCAGAGCCGCACCCATGAGGACCTCTACATCATCCCCATCCCCAACTGCGACCGCAACGGCAACTTCCACCCCAAGCAG TGCCACCCGGCCCTGGATGGGCAGCGTGGCAAGTGCTGGTGTGTGGACCGGAAGACAGGAGTGAAGCTTCCGGGGGGCCTGGAGCCGAAGGAGGAGCTGGACTGCCACCAGTTGGCTGACAGCTTCCACGAGTGA